From the Malus domestica chromosome 17, GDT2T_hap1 genome, one window contains:
- the LOC103404167 gene encoding uncharacterized protein, which translates to MGSAFNPQILVEKLAKLNSSQASIETLSHWCIFHMNKARQVVETWARQFHCAPRDQRLAFLYLANDILQNSRRKGSEFVGEFWKVLPDALRDVIKSGDEFGRNAAQRLVNIWDDRKVFGSHGQILKQEFVGQNPEISNRNGKHSGARLHPAGTALDKIVSDYQASHGQMDEDTILSKCRSAISCLERVDKEIGADFSSGQFHGSAFLEEVQGQNAILRNCIEQLRAVESSRANLVSHLREALQEQEYKLDQVRNQLQDAESQSELATNICHRLMNGDNAQQIAVQSSKEAHTSVAPSSFMVGREQSAPVMYTQQVAFAEKSSHGEEDSRKSAAAAVAAKLTASTSSAQVLSYVLSSLASEGVISNPINESSGDYPSEKRLKLEHDQSSSYLPRSPNPSASPPFSHSESHPHNVPTTNQQYTPTPSEAPPPPSSSPPPLPPLPPQPQYQVPQYVPSPGQYTYNVAQQQPPPMPSYQAGAPVNGVSPFMTAANSYQSFQGSDGKLYNQQSPVQMTPISRQ; encoded by the exons ATGGGAAGTGCGTTCAATCCGCAGATTTTAGTGGAAAAGCTAGCCAAGCTCAATAGTTCGCAAGCAAGCATAGAGA CTTTATCACATTGGTGCATTTTCCATATGAATAAAGCAAGACAAGTTGTTGAAACATGGGCTAGGCAATTTCATTGTGCTCCACGCGACCAGAGATTGGCTTTCTTGTATCTTGCAAATGATATTTTACAGAACAGTAGGCGAAAAGGTTCAGAATTTGTTGGTGAATTTTGGAAGGTTCTTCCAGATGCTCTTCGTGATGTAATTAAAAGTGGAGATGAATTTGGAAGAAATGCAGCACAACGATTG GTTAATATATGGGATGATAGAAAAGTTTTTGGTTCACACGGCCAGATTCTCAAGCAAGAGTTTGTTGGACAGAACCCGGAAATTAGTAACAGAAATGGGAAGCATTCGGGTGCCAGATTG catCCTGCTGGAACTGCGTTGGACAAAATAGTTTCAGATTACCAAGCTAGTCATGGCCAGATGGATGAGGACACTATATTGAGCAAATGCAGGAGTGCTATTAGCTGTCTAGAGAGGGTTGATAAGGAAATTGGTGCCGATTTCAGCTCAG GGCAATTTCATGGGTCTGCATTTTTGGAGGAGGTTCAGGGTCAGAATGCTATACTAAGGAATTGTATTGAACAACTAAGAGCTGTTGAATCATCAAGAGCTAATCTTGTGTCTCATCTAAGAGAGGCTCTTCAGGAGCAG GAGTACAAGCTAGATCAAGTCCGAAACCAACTTCAG GATGCAGAGTCCCAGTCAGAGCTGGCCACTAATATCTGCCATCGGTTAATGAATGGCGACAATGCACAACAGATTGCAGTCCAGAGCTCAAAGGAAGCTCATACCTCTGTAGCACCTTCCAGCTTTATGGTAGGAAGAGAACAATCAGCTCCAGTAATGTACACACAGCAGGTTGCTTTTGCTGAAAAATCCAGTCACGGGGAGGAAGATTCGCGCAAGTCTGCAGCTGCTGCAGTGGCAGCAAAGCTGACCGCATCAACATCCTCGGCCCAGGTGCTCTCTTATGTCCTCTCCTCTCTGGCATCCGAGGGTGTCATCAGCAATCCCATTAACGAGTCTTCTGGTGATTATCCATCCGAAAAGAGGCTTAAGCTGGAGCATGACCAATCGTCGTCCTATTTACCCCGGAGCCCTAACCCGTCTGCCTCTCCTCCGTTCTCGCATTCTGAATCTCACCCGCACAATGTCCCTACCACCAACCAACAATACACTCCCACTCCCAGTGAGGCACCACCTCCCCCATCATCTTCTCCTCCACCACTTCCACCATTACCACCCCAACCACAGTACCAAGTGCCCCAATATGTGCCGTCTCCTGGACAATACACCTACAACGTGGCCCAACAACAGCCACCCCCAATGCCTAGTTATCAAGCAGGAGCTCCAGTAAATGGCGTTTCTCCCTTCATGACAGCGGCCAATTCTTATCAGAGTTTTCAAGGTTCAGATGGTAAACTCTACAACCAGCAATCACCGGTGCAAATGACGCCGATTTCGAGGCAATAA
- the LOC103425775 gene encoding actin-related protein 2, whose protein sequence is MNSRNVVVCDNGTGYVKCGFAGENFPTSVFPCVVGRPLLRYEESLMEQEINDVIVGEACAEFRHQLDINYPVNNGIVQNWDDMGHVWDHAFYSELKIDPTECQILLTDPPLNPSKNREKMVETMFEKYNFAGVFIQIQAVLTLYAQGLLTGLVIDSGDGVTHVVPVVDGYSFPHLTKRMNVAGRHITSYLVDLLSRRGYSMNRTADFETVREIKEKLCYISYDYKREYQLGLETTILVKNYTLPDGRVIKVGTERFQAPEALFTPELIDVEGDGMADMVFRCIQEMDIDNRMMLYQHIVLSGGSTMYPGLPSRLEKEILDRYLDVVLKGNKDGLKKLRLRIEDPPRRKHMVYLGGAVLAGIMKDAPEFWITREDYLEEGVACLSKCGQA, encoded by the exons ATGAACAGTCGAAACGTCGTCGTGTGCGACAATGGCACCGGG TATGTGAAATGTGGATTTGCTGGAGAGAACTTCCCCACCTCTGTGTTCCCTTGCGTAGTTGGAAGGCCACTGCTTCGCTATGAGGAATCACTTATGGAACAAGAAATCAAC GATGTCATTGTTGGAGAAGCTTGTGCCGAATTTCGGCATCAATTGGATATAAATTACCCGGTTAACAATGGCATTGTGCAAAACTGGGATGATATGGGCCATGTCTGGGACCATGCATTCTACAGTGAACTAAAG ATAGATCCTACTGAGTGTCAGATATTACTCACAGACCCGCCTCTTAATCCTTCAAAGAACCGTgaaaaaatg GTTGAGACCATGTTTGAGAAGTACAATTTTGCTGGTGTCTTCATTCAAATTCAAGCTGTTTTAACGTTGTATGCTCAAG GCTTGCTAACCGGATTAGTTATTGACTCTGGTGATGGTGTTACACATGTG GTTCCAGTTGTCGATGGCTACTCATTTCCTCATCTTACGAAGCGAATGAATGTAGCTGGCCGACACATAACATCCTATCTTGTTGATTTGCTCTCACGGAGGGG GTATTCAATGAATAGGACAGCTGATTTTGAGACTGTTAGGGAAATCAAGGAGAAGCTTTGCTATATTAG TTATGATTACAAAAGGGAGTATCAGTTGGGACTTGAAACCACCATACTTGTAAAAAATTACACT CTGCCAGATGGAAGGGTGATTAAAGTTGGCACCGAAAGGTTCCAGGCTCCTGAGGCTCTTTTCACTCCT GAACTTATAGATGTTGAAGGTGATGGAATGGCTGACATGGTATTCCGCTGTATTCAGGAAATGGATATTGACAACAGGATGATG CTCTACCAGCATATTGTTTTAAGTGGAGGGAGCACGATGTATCCTGGATTACCCAGTCG TTTGGAGAAGGAAATACTGGACCGTTATCTTGACGTTGTTTTGAAGGGTAACAAAGATGGACTCAAG AAATTGCGATTGCGAATTGAAGATCCTCCACGAAGAAAGCACATGGTGTATCTAGGTGGTGCAGTCCTTGCGGGAATTATGAAG GATGCTCCTGAATTTTGGATCACGAGGGAGGATTATCTAGAAGAAGGAGTTGCTTGTCTAAGCAAGTGTGGTCAGGCATGA
- the LOC103404168 gene encoding omega-hydroxypalmitate O-feruloyl transferase — protein sequence MVAEFGKPVAMDNTTNGDAFELRVKQGEPTLVSPAVETEKGLYFLSNLDQNIAVTVRTIYCFKSVDKGNDEAGEVIKDALKKVLVHYYPLAGRLAISAEGKLIVDCTGEGAVFVEAETDCAIEEIGDTTRPDPETLGKLVYDVPGAKNILEMPPLVVQVTKFKCGGFSLGLCMNHCMFDGIGAMEFVNSWGKIARGLPLTAPPFLDRSILKARNPPRIEYPHHEFSEITGTSSTNNDLCEEKMLYGSFSFDSEKLEKLKMKAREEGALENCTTFEALSAFVWKARTRALNLLPEQQIKLLFAVDGRPKFRPPLPKGYFGNGIVLTNSICLAGDLLDKPLSNAVGLVQDAIKMVTDSYMRSAIDYFELTRARPSLASTLLITTWSKLSFYTTDFGWGEPVLSGPVALPEKEVILFLSNGTEKKIINVLLGLPASAMNVFQELMNV from the exons ATG GTTGCTGAATTCGGAAAGCCTGTCGCGATGGACAACACCACTAATGGTGACGCGTTCGAGCTGAGAGTGAAGCAAGGAGAGCCAACTCTGGTTTCCCCTGCAGTTGAAACGGAGAAGGGTTTGTACTTCCTCTCGAACCTCGACCAAAACATTGCGGTGACTGTTCGTACTATTTACTGCTTCAAGTCGGTTGATAAGGGAAATGACGAGGCAGGGGAAGTGATCAAGGATGCTTTGAAGAAGGTTCTTGTCCACTACTACCCTCTTGCTGGGCGGTTAGCAATTAGCGCGGAGGGAAAGCTCATTGTGGATTGCACGGGGGAAGGAGCTGTTTTCGTCGAGGCTGAAACAGATTGCGCGATAGAAGAGATTGGTGACACAACAAGGCCGGACCCCGAGACTCTTGGGAAGCTGGTTTATGATGTTCCGGGTGCAAAAAACATACTGGAGATGCCTCCTCTGGTGGTTCAG GTGACTAAATTCAAATGTGGAGGATTTTCTCTTGGCCTGTGCATGAATCATTGTATGTTTGATGGCATCGGTGCAATGGAATTCGTGAACTCGTGGGGTAAAATTGCCAGAGGTTTGCCATTGACAGCTCCTCCGTTTTTAGACAGAAGCATACTCAAGGCGCGAAACCCACCTAGGATAGAGTACCCGCATCATGAATTCTCAGAGATTACCGGCACTTCTAGCACCAACAATGACCTTTGTGAGGAAAAAATGCTGTACGGATCCTTCAGTTTCGACAGTGAGAAgcttgaaaaactcaaaatgaAGGCCAGGGAAGAGGGGGCGCTTGAAAATTGCACTACTTTCGAAGCCCTCTCTGCATTCGTGTGGAAAGCTCGGACCAGAGCGCTAAATCTGCTGCCTGAGCAGCAAATAAAGCTCCTGTTTGCTGTTGACGGGAGGCCTAAATTCAGGCCGCCGCTGCCAAAAGGGTACTTTGGCAACGGCATTGTGCTGACAAATTCCATCTGCCTGGCAGGTGACTTGCTGGACAAGCCGCTGTCAAATGCAGTCGGACTCGTTCAAGATGCAATCAAGATGGTCACTGACAGTTACATGAGATCAGCCATAGATTATTTCGAGCTGACGCGAGCTAGGCCTTCGTTGGCCTCCACACTCTTGATCACGACTTGGTCTAAGCTGTCGTTCTACACCACTGATTTTGGTTGGGGAGAGCCCGTGCTATCGGGTCCGGTGGCATTGCCGGAGAAGGAAGTGATCTTGTTCCTTTCTAATGGGACGGAAAAGAAGATCATAAACGTGCTTTTGGGGCTTCCAGCTTCTGCCATGAATGTCTTTCAAGAACTGATGAACGTCTAG